A segment of the uncultured Desulfobulbus sp. genome:
GAAGCCTTACTTAAACTCAAGGCGGAGAAGGGGGAGATCGTCAGGCCCCAGGATCTGTAAGCATATCTGCAGTCATTCGCCTCAGCCGTTGATGGGAGGCGAACACGACATAAAAAAAACCGGAGCGCTGGAAGGCTGCTCCGGTTTTTTTTTGCCGTGGCGAAGAGACTGGCTTACTTGCCAAGCAGCAGTTTCACTTTTTCCTGAATGGCTTCGGAACTCATTCCTTGGTAGGGGATCTGTTCGGAGAGCCCGCCCATGCCGTCTTTCCAGGTGCCCATGGAGCCGAATTTCGGGGTAAAGCCGCGTTCGAGCAGCCAGCTGCCGTACCGGATGCCCAAGCCGGTCTTGCTGTTTTGGGTTTCCACCACCAGGGCCATAGGGCTTGCCCCGACTTTGGCCAGGGTGGCTTCGTCAATCACGTTCAGTACCGGTTTGTTGATCAGGCCGAGGTTGATTCCCTGCTCCTTGAGCAACTCGACCACGTGGAGGCAGCGATAGAGCATCTCACCGTAGCTGATGATATAGCCGTCCTTGCCCTCACGAATGACCTCGTCCTGATCCCGTTTGAAGGTGTAGCCCTCGCCATAAAACTTCTCACCCTGCTCGTTGAGGATGAAGGGGGTGCCGGAGCGGGTGGAAAAGACGAAGCGGAGGCCCGGATCATGAAAAATTTTAGTCAATACAGCCTTTAATTGCAAAGCATCGGCCGGAAAATAGAGCTTTGTTTGATCGTGCTCGGCCAGGCCGTTGTCGGCAAAGAAGTTGTTGATCCCGAAATGGCAGGTGTTGTCGGCCATGTCATCCACTCCCGAGTGGGAGAAGTGGGCCAGGACATTGGCCTGGTTGAGCCGCGCCATGGTGATTTCGGAGATCACCATCTCCTGAAAGGCGGCAAAGGTGCCAAAGATGCCCTGTTTGCCGGGGACGGAACCGAAACCGGCGGCAACGGAGTAGTTGTTGCGTTCCATGATGCCGCCATGGACGTAGACAGCGGGGAAATTCTTGCGGATGTGGTGCAGCCCGCAGGAGCCTTCAAGGTCTGAATCAACCACGATGACCTTATCTTCCGGTTTTTCCATGCCCTGGAGGATTTCACAGATGATTTTGCCGAACTCATCGCGATTTTTCGCCTGCTCGGGAGTACTGCCCTTGTAGTCGGTCTTGGCTGCTTTTTCGGGTTTCTGCTCCAGCATGGCCACCGCAGCGGCGTGCCCCTTGGCGGTCAGGTAATCGACAGCAAGGTTGACCGGAATGACGTCATGCCCCTTGGGCAAGCCTTCAATACCGGCAACGCCAACAGCCATCTTGCGGCGGATGACAACCGCTGCCGGGCCCTCGGTGGTGATCGCCTGACGGATGCAGCGATAGAGGGCATCGATATCCTCACCGTTGCAGCTTTGCACCGCAAGTCCCTGTCCGGAAAGGGTGTTGACCAGGTCATAACCCTGCATGTATTCGGTGGGGTGTCCGGCTATGGTCACATCGTTGTCGTCAAGCAGCAGGGTCTGGTTGAGTTTGCGGGCAACCGCATAGCGGGCGGCCTCGGCATCGTCGCCCTCCTGCTGGGATCCATCGCTGCCGAACATAAAGACGGTCTTGCCGGGATTGGCTTCGGCGACGCCGTTGACATAACTCCACATATGGCCTAATCGTCCGGAGCTGAAGAAAACACCCTCTTCTTCGTGCCGTTCGGGATGTCCGTACAATCCCTGTTTGAACTCGCGGTAGTGGAGCAGTGTTTCCGGTTGCTTGTACCCGTTGAGCACGGCCATGATGTATTGGATGGCAACACGATGGCCGGCCTCGTCGAAGTACACCGGGACAGTGGAATCGCTGCCCTTCATGAAACCATCGGCTATGAGCAGTTCGGGAACGATGTCGTAGGCGCCACCGGTATGACCGCCCAACCCCTTGGTATTGGCGAGAGCTGTGAAAAAAACAATGGAGTCACGCACCAGGTTGATGTTTTTTTGTAGGATAGCCTTTTGCTCGGCATCCAGGGTCTCTTGGTCAAGAGAGAAGCGAAGCGGCTGGTAGGCGGATAAATCGATTGGAAAATTCATAAGTTATCCTGATATAAAGAAAATCTGGGAACGGAAGGCGCAAAAAAAAGAAGAACCGTTCTTGGGAGACGAAAAAAACTTACGCAGAGATAACAGAATATTCAAATTCTGCAAGCCAGATCTCGGTAATTTGCTGGCATTGTCGTGCGTCGATACGGGAGAAGTTGCGCCAGAGAGAGATCGACGGTAAAAGAGTCGTGTTTCCCCAACAAACTGAAATTGTTTGCAGAGATCGATTGATAACAGAAGCGACAAGGAGTGGCCGATGAAAACTATTTGGAAATTTGAACTCACCCCCAATCGTCTCCAGTCGGTGCAGATCCCCTTTGGCGGGCAGATTCTTAGCGTGCACGCCAATGCCGACAATGCCCCGATGCTCTGGGTCCTGGTAGACCCTGATATGCCGCCACGCGAGAGATATCTTGGCATTTACACGACCAACACCGAGCTCCCCGATGATCCTGGCCGATACATAGGCAGCTTTTTCATCTACGAAGCCAGTTTGGAGTTTCATCTCTTTGAAATGGAAGCGCCGTCTGCTGGTGCGGAAATGGCAGACATGCACTAATCAGGTGAAGACGATGGTTCGATTTTGAAAGACAAGAATTTGCCGTTGCAGATGATGCCAGATCGAACGGGAGAGGATGACTTTTTCCAGGTCCCGTCCCTTGCGAATGAGATCCGCGATGGAGTCGGCATGGCTGACGCGAATAATGTCCTGGGCGATGATCGGGCCGGCATCCAGTTCGGCGGTCACGTAATGGCTGGTGGCGCCTATCACCTTGACGCCCCGTTCAAAGGCGGAATGATAAGGTTTGGCCCCGGGAAAGGCAGGGAGGAACGAGTGATGAATATTGATGATTTTATTGCTGTAATACTGAATGAAATCATCCGATAAAATCTGCATGTACCGGGCGAGCACGATGAATTCCACATTGTGCTCGGCTAGGAGTTGCAGTTGCGCCTGCTCCTGTTCAGCCTTGTTGCTCCGATTGATCTCAAAGTGATAAAAATCGATGCCAAACTGTTGGGCGACCGGTTCGAGATCCTTGTGATTGCTGATGATAAGCGGAATATCGACTTCTAATTCATTTGATTTCCAGCGGGAGAGGATATCATAGAGGCAGTGTGGCATTTTGGAGACGAAAATAGCCATTCGCGGCAACTCGTGGGAAAAATGCAGTTGCCATTTCATGTCATATTTTCTGGCGATGAGGATTTCGAAATACTCTCCAATTTTTTCATCGGGGATGGTGAAGTCGACCAGTTCCCATTCGATGCGCATGAAAAACACTTTTCGGTGGGTGTCGACATGCTGGTCGAGGTAGGTGATGTTGCCATTGTTTTTGTAAATAAATTCACTGACGTTGGCGATAATACCCTTGTTGTCCGGGCAATGAATAAGCAGGATGGCTGATGCGGTATTGGACTGAGAAATTGATGCACTCATAAGACGTTTACGCTGGAGCAATAGTTGGACGAAGCCTGAACATGAAATTAATCACACATTTCCTAACTTTTTTGGTGGCTTTTGGCAAGTTGGTAAAGTGAGAGCAATCTCCAAAAGAGGCGGCGGGGGAAAAAACGTTCCCACCGGGAACCGTAAACAAAACTAGGGGATGACCGATAAGATGATAAATATCAGGGGAAAACAGTTCGTGGCTTGACAAAGGGTTTAATTTATGTGCTTAATAGTAGCCAGGTGGAAAAAGTCGTATAATTTTTACTAGTTCCCCTTCATCGCCGCATCTTACCCAAAAAAAGACGAACAATGGCAAAAAAAGATCACCTCATAGTCGGTGTTGACATTGGTTCCCATGCCGTAAAAATCTGTCAACTTCAAAAAACAGGCCTCAGTTATAAACTCTTAGCCTTGGGGAGTGCAAATCTTCCACCAGGAGCAGTGGAAGATGGTGTTTTGCAGGAACCTGATGAGGTTAAAAATGCAATCTCAGGTTTGTTTAAAAATCTTAAAATTAAAAATTATCGAATAGGAATATCTATTTCGGGATATTCTGTCATTGTAAAAAAAATAAGTTTAGAAAAAATGGATGATACTGCATTGGATGCATATATAAAATCTGAAGCTGAGCAGTATATCCCTTTTGATATTGATGAAGTTTATCTTGACTATCAGCAGCTTCCATCGAGAAAGGAGGCTTCTGATCGTATCGATATTATGCTTGTTGCCGCAAAAAAAGAAGTCATCAATGATTATCTTGGCATGCTTGCCGAGCTTAAGTTGAAGACCGTTCTTGTCGATGTCGATGGATTTGCCTTGGAAAATATTTGGGAAACAATTTCCGGGGGGCTTGAAAATGTGGCGCTTGTTGATATTGGTGCCTCGAAAATGAATATCAACATTATCTCGGAGGGCGTGTCGGTACTTGCAAGGGATATTGTTGTTGGCAGTGATCAGCTGACAGAGCAGTTGGCCAATTCTTTGGATGTTGAGTTTGATGTTGCTGAAAAAATTAAGATCGGAGCCGTTCCCGCTCCTGAAGATAATGAGAATGTATTCAGGATTTTCAACCAAACCTGTACCCAGTGGGTATTGGAGATAAAAAAAGCGATTGACCTCTATTTTGCAAATAATCCTGATAAACCCTTGCAATCACTCGTTCTCAGTGGTGGCGGTTCCAAGGTGAACGGTTTGGTCGACTACATTCACCAAGAGACGGGGCTGAAGGTGTACTCGTTCAATCCTTTTGAGAAGATGACATACGATCACAATAAATTCGATCCATCGTATATTCAATTGATTGGCCCTGAAATGGCGATTGCTGCCGGGCTGGCTATCCGTCAATCAACTATCTGACAATACTATGATACAGATCAATTTACTTCCTGTACGGGAAATACGAAAAAGAGCCCAGGCAAAGAAGCAGATCGCTCTCTCTTCCTTTGCCTTTTTGGGGCTTTTATTCATTTTGAGTGCAATTGCTTGGTATCAAGGGAGTATAATCTCAGACTTGAATGGACAAAATAGTCAAATTCAAAATGAAAAGAAAAGATATCAAAACATTGTCAATCAAATCAACAAGATCGATGAAGAGAGAAAAGTTCTTGAAACAAGAATATCGGTCATAAAAAAGCTCAAGCAGGAATCCTCGCTCACTGTTCACGTCCTGGATGAAATAGCCCTAAATACACCTTCCAATCGTCTTTGGTTGAAATCTCTGAGTCAGTCCTCTTCACAGTTATCGTTAGCAGGGATGGCGTTAGATGATCAGACCATTGCCAAATATATGGATGATCTTGAATTGTCTGACTTCATCAAAAATGTTCATTTGGTCAATACCACAATGGATAGATATGCAGAGAGAAATCTAAAATCATTTAGTATTTCCTGTGTCGTCGGATTCGATGATAAAAAAGATACTGCCTCTGATAAAAAGTAATTTATAAGGTCTTTCTCATGGTTGCAGGAGTGCAAAAAACAAAGTTTGACCAATTTATAGACGAGAAGTTTATTCCATTTGAAAAGAAGAATAAATTGATCGTTCTTGGCGTTATCTTTTTACTCCCCATTGTGCTTTTTTATTTTTTTCTCTTCCGCCCCAACATGGAGCAGGTGGATAAACTGAAAGTCGAGATTGAAAAGTCCTCTACCGAGTTAAAGCGGGTGAGAAAAATAGCCCGTGATCTCCCCAAGCATCAGGAGGAATTAAAAAAGGCAAAAGAGGCTTTTGAATTGACTGCAGTGCTTCTCCCCAAAAGCCAGGAAATCCCGGACCTGCTCCGAAATATCTCTGACTTAGGCAAGCATTCTGGTTTGGATTTTCTCTCGTTTGTTCCCGGCGGCGAGGTTCCGAAAGATTTTTACGCTGAAATCCCAATAGATATAAAAATTAGAGGGCCCTATCATAACTTGGGGTTGTTTTTAGACCGGGTCAGCAAATTGGAGCGTATTGTCACTGTGAACAATATACGAACAGAGCAAGTCAACCTCGACGGCGGAGAGATATTGCTCACTTCTTCCTGTCGCTTACTGACCTATCGCTTCACCAACAAAAAGCTCGAACCGCCGAAGCAGAATACAAAAAAGCGGCGTTGAGCCGGTGATATGAACGATCTCTTCACCTTTCACTGTAGCTGATTATGCGGAACAAATTATTGAACACGTGTTTGCTCGTTTCGGCATTTTTCTCCTTCTGTTTAGCCAGTATGAGCTGTGCGGAGATTTCTGATACAGAGCGCCTTATTCAAGCGGGAATCCTTGAACGATCAGATTCGTACGCCTATTCTGTTGAGGGGCGTGCTGATCCGTTTAAGCCGTTCGTGTCCAAGCAGGCCGCAACAACGGCCGCAGGTCCTGACCCCAATGAAATAGTGGACGAAAATACAGGCCTGTCGGGAATGCAACTGTTTGAACCCGGGCAGCTCAATTTGGTGGGAATTTTGCACTCATCCGTCGAAGAACTCGCCTTCGTGGAGGATCAGTCAAGAAAGGGGTATGTGCTCAAGGTCGGAACGTTGATTGGAAAAAGAGGCATTGTAACCCAGATCACCCCAGATCAGGTCCTTATTGAAGAAACAGCGAGGACTCGTTCCGGGAAAGAGATTAAAACCACTGTGGCGATGAGATTGAATAAAGAGGGGGACAGGTAATC
Coding sequences within it:
- a CDS encoding transketolase C-terminal domain-containing protein, whose product is MNFPIDLSAYQPLRFSLDQETLDAEQKAILQKNINLVRDSIVFFTALANTKGLGGHTGGAYDIVPELLIADGFMKGSDSTVPVYFDEAGHRVAIQYIMAVLNGYKQPETLLHYREFKQGLYGHPERHEEEGVFFSSGRLGHMWSYVNGVAEANPGKTVFMFGSDGSQQEGDDAEAARYAVARKLNQTLLLDDNDVTIAGHPTEYMQGYDLVNTLSGQGLAVQSCNGEDIDALYRCIRQAITTEGPAAVVIRRKMAVGVAGIEGLPKGHDVIPVNLAVDYLTAKGHAAAVAMLEQKPEKAAKTDYKGSTPEQAKNRDEFGKIICEILQGMEKPEDKVIVVDSDLEGSCGLHHIRKNFPAVYVHGGIMERNNYSVAAGFGSVPGKQGIFGTFAAFQEMVISEITMARLNQANVLAHFSHSGVDDMADNTCHFGINNFFADNGLAEHDQTKLYFPADALQLKAVLTKIFHDPGLRFVFSTRSGTPFILNEQGEKFYGEGYTFKRDQDEVIREGKDGYIISYGEMLYRCLHVVELLKEQGINLGLINKPVLNVIDEATLAKVGASPMALVVETQNSKTGLGIRYGSWLLERGFTPKFGSMGTWKDGMGGLSEQIPYQGMSSEAIQEKVKLLLGK
- the purU gene encoding formyltetrahydrofolate deformylase, producing MSASISQSNTASAILLIHCPDNKGIIANVSEFIYKNNGNITYLDQHVDTHRKVFFMRIEWELVDFTIPDEKIGEYFEILIARKYDMKWQLHFSHELPRMAIFVSKMPHCLYDILSRWKSNELEVDIPLIISNHKDLEPVAQQFGIDFYHFEINRSNKAEQEQAQLQLLAEHNVEFIVLARYMQILSDDFIQYYSNKIINIHHSFLPAFPGAKPYHSAFERGVKVIGATSHYVTAELDAGPIIAQDIIRVSHADSIADLIRKGRDLEKVILSRSIWHHLQRQILVFQNRTIVFT
- the pilM gene encoding type IV pilus assembly protein PilM yields the protein MAKKDHLIVGVDIGSHAVKICQLQKTGLSYKLLALGSANLPPGAVEDGVLQEPDEVKNAISGLFKNLKIKNYRIGISISGYSVIVKKISLEKMDDTALDAYIKSEAEQYIPFDIDEVYLDYQQLPSRKEASDRIDIMLVAAKKEVINDYLGMLAELKLKTVLVDVDGFALENIWETISGGLENVALVDIGASKMNINIISEGVSVLARDIVVGSDQLTEQLANSLDVEFDVAEKIKIGAVPAPEDNENVFRIFNQTCTQWVLEIKKAIDLYFANNPDKPLQSLVLSGGGSKVNGLVDYIHQETGLKVYSFNPFEKMTYDHNKFDPSYIQLIGPEMAIAAGLAIRQSTI
- a CDS encoding PilN domain-containing protein, whose protein sequence is MIQINLLPVREIRKRAQAKKQIALSSFAFLGLLFILSAIAWYQGSIISDLNGQNSQIQNEKKRYQNIVNQINKIDEERKVLETRISVIKKLKQESSLTVHVLDEIALNTPSNRLWLKSLSQSSSQLSLAGMALDDQTIAKYMDDLELSDFIKNVHLVNTTMDRYAERNLKSFSISCVVGFDDKKDTASDKK
- the pilO gene encoding type 4a pilus biogenesis protein PilO, with product MVAGVQKTKFDQFIDEKFIPFEKKNKLIVLGVIFLLPIVLFYFFLFRPNMEQVDKLKVEIEKSSTELKRVRKIARDLPKHQEELKKAKEAFELTAVLLPKSQEIPDLLRNISDLGKHSGLDFLSFVPGGEVPKDFYAEIPIDIKIRGPYHNLGLFLDRVSKLERIVTVNNIRTEQVNLDGGEILLTSSCRLLTYRFTNKKLEPPKQNTKKRR
- a CDS encoding pilus assembly protein PilP, which produces MSCAEISDTERLIQAGILERSDSYAYSVEGRADPFKPFVSKQAATTAAGPDPNEIVDENTGLSGMQLFEPGQLNLVGILHSSVEELAFVEDQSRKGYVLKVGTLIGKRGIVTQITPDQVLIEETARTRSGKEIKTTVAMRLNKEGDR